Part of the Catalinimonas alkaloidigena genome is shown below.
CTGCTCCTGATATACCTGCTTTGGAAGTACCCACCATCAAGGCACAAAAAATGACTAGTCCCCATTCGGCGGGAGGAAGATCTATCCAGCTCATGTTTTTACTTTGGTCTAAACAGGCAAGTTAAGCAGCAGTGCCATATTTCACCAGGCCCTGATAGAAAGAATCCTTATCTAACTTGTATAAAGCTTCTTTGACTTTGTCTGCCAGGGTAGCTTAAAACTGTTATGCACCCATAAAGACATATATAAAGCCTGACAAGATTCTCCGCCTGCGGCTACAGAATGACAGGCTGGTTTTTTCCGGAACTGATGCCTGGTCTATCGCTTCCTTTTATTATCTGTCATTCAAGCCTTTTCCATTGAGGATATTAGGTATACATTTTTCAATTCTGCTAAACCTTGTCTCAGTTTTTTTAGGCTGAGAAAAGTGTATAATGTATCCTCTTTGACGTCCTGGTGTCAAAGCGTAAAAGGCTTTTTTTAATGCAGGGTTTTCATCAAACTTTTGAAATAGTTCCTCAGGAGTGGGTTCAGGATTTTTCTTGAACTCAACTTTTACCCCTGATTTTTCAATTTCAATGGCTTCTAAAATATAGGTTTTCAGAACCTCCTGCTGTTGAATGATCTGCTCGGGATTTGTAAACTTTATCAATCGGGCAGATTGTGAACTTTTACCTTGTTGTTGAAGAATTTTTTTTGGGTCTTTTAACAATACACCTTTAAAAAAACTGAGCGAGGAGTAGTCTTTAAAGGCACTAACTAAAGCGATGTTTTTATTGCCTGAAGTATAGC
Proteins encoded:
- a CDS encoding YdeI/OmpD-associated family protein, yielding MNPKIDQYLIDGCMRCKYGGTPQCKVNNWKEELVLLRHIMLACGLTEDLKWGVPCYTSGNKNIALVSAFKDYSSLSFFKGVLLKDPKKILQQQGKSSQSARLIKFTNPEQIIQQQEVLKTYILEAIEIEKSGVKVEFKKNPEPTPEELFQKFDENPALKKAFYALTPGRQRGYIIHFSQPKKTETRFSRIEKCIPNILNGKGLNDR